Proteins found in one Orcinus orca chromosome 11, mOrcOrc1.1, whole genome shotgun sequence genomic segment:
- the CDC42EP1 gene encoding cdc42 effector protein 1: MPGPQGAGGAPAMNLGKLSPVGWVSSSQGKRRLTADMISPPLGDFRHTMHVGRGGDVFGDTSFLSNHGGSSRGTHRSPRSFLAKKLQLVRRVGAPPRRMASPPAPSPAPPAISPIIKNAISLPQLNQAAYDSLVVGKLSFDRSPATSTDGHSSYGLDSGFCTISRLPRPEKPRDRDRDSSFPSEPELRRSDSLLSFRLDLDLGPSLLSELLGVMSLSEGSAAETPAPAPAANAPALVANPPTPASSPPPRGQCPNGVTLGLGPTAEARASPVGERPCAPAGVGPGRHWGAGRGGSQSSCHYAEMGARRELVEALPQARASWESLDEGWGPPQAGSRASVPSTVQANTFKFAEAEEDDEVKV, translated from the exons ATGCCGGGCCCCCAGGGGGCCGGAGGAGCCCCGGCCATGAACCTGGGCAAGCTCTCACCCGTGGGCTGGGTGTCCAGCTCGCAGGGGAAGAGGCGGCTGACTGCGGACATGATCAGCCCCCCGCTCGGGGACTTCCGCCACACCATGCATGTGGGCCGTGGCGGGGACGTCTTCGGCGACACCTCCTTCCTCAGCAACCACGGTGGCAGCTCACGGGGCACCCACCGCTCGCCCCGCAGCTTCCTGGCCAAGAAGCTGCAGCTGGTGCGGAGGGTAGGGGCGCCGCCCCGGAGGATGGCTTCCCCACCTGCGCCTTCACCTGCTCCACCCGCCATCTCCCCCATCATCAAGAACGCCATCTCCCTGCCTCAGCTCAACCAGGCCGCCTACGACAGCCTCGTGGTGGGCAAGCTCAGCTTCGACCGCAGCCCTGCCACCTCCACAGATGGCCACTCCAGTTACG GCCTGGACTCCGGGTTCTGCACCATCTCTCGCCTGCCTCGCCCAGAAAAGCCTCGTGACCGAGACCGTGATAGCTCCTTCCCCTCTGAGCCTGAGCTTCGCCGCTCTGACTCCCTCCTGTCCTTCCGCCTGGACCTCGACCTTGGGCCCTCTCTCCTCAGTGAGCTGCTGGGGGTCATGAGCCTCTCAGAAGGCTCTGCAGCCgagaccccagccccagcccctgctgcAAATGCCCCAGCCCTTGTTGCaaaccccccaacccctgcctcaaGCCCCCCACCCCGTGGACAGTGCCCCAATGGGGTAACCCTGGGGTTGGGCCCAACGGCCGAGGCGAGGGCCAGCCCAGTAGGAGAGCGTCCCTGTGCACCTGCTGGCGTGGGCCCCGGCAGGCACTGGGGAGCAGGCCGTGGTGGCAGCCAAAGCAGCTGCCACTACGCTGAGATGGGTGCTCGGCGCGAGCTGGTCGAGGCGCTGCCCCAGGCTCGGGCCTCTTGGGAGAGCCTGGACGAAGGGTGGGGGCCACCGCAGGCAGGCAGCAGGGCCTCCGTGCCTAGCACGGTGCAAGCCAACACCTTCAAGTTTGCTGAAGCTGAGGAGGATGACGAGGTCAAGGTGTGA